The following proteins are co-located in the Castanea sativa cultivar Marrone di Chiusa Pesio chromosome 8, ASM4071231v1 genome:
- the LOC142606988 gene encoding uncharacterized protein LOC142606988: MESTSILSSSFITSFHPKHSSLYLHPKRASSSSSTRIFASRNEAHDQNYYSGRLVDESMIVLRKRIREMKMVERNDEPPSDWMDWEKRYYTRYDSIICELMGLLQSQLMNTRPGLAFGMMALIILSVPTSSAVVLFHLIEFTKSVLARIST; this comes from the coding sequence ATGGAATCCACTtccattctttcttcttctttcattacTTCTTTTCACCCAAAACATAGCAGCCTCTATCTTCATCCAAAGAGagcatcatcatcgtcatccaCTAGAATTTTTGCTTCAAGAAACGAAGCTCATGACCAAAACTATTATAGTGGCAGGCTAGTGGATGAAAGCATGATTGTTCTTCGGAAGAGAATTCGTGAGATGAAGATGGTGGAGAGGAACGATGAGCCACCGAGTGATTGGATGGATTGGGAGAAGAGGTATTACACGAGATACGATTCGATTATATGCGAATTGATGGGGCTCTTGCAATCCCAGCTGATGAATACTAGGCCAGGCTTGGCTTTCGGAATGATGGCTCTAATTATTTTGAGTGTGCCAACATCGAGTGCTGTGGTTTTGTTTCATCTCATTGAGTTTACCAAGAGTGTTTTGGCTAGGATTTCAACTTAG
- the LOC142607764 gene encoding ABC transporter G family member 7-like gives MVVFGGNKVGQVVAGIGDNGLGQILAAVATALLFRLFSGPGPALPPEADQEERDEDDFAGDSESGDSSADGKVFPVTIRWRNITCSLSDKSSKSVRFLLKNVSGEAKPGRLLAIMGPSGSGKTTLLNVLAGQMMASPRVHLSGLLEVNGKPSSNKAYKFAYVRQEDLFFSQLTVQETLSLAAELQRPEIPSVEERDEYVNTLLFKLGLVSCADTRIGDAKVRGISGGEKKRLSLACELIASPSVIFADEPTTGLDAFQAEKVMETLRQLAQDGHSVICSIHQPRGSVYSKFDDIVLLTEGALVYAGPAREEPLAYFSKFGYHCPDHVNPAEFLADLISIDYSSSESVSSSQKRIDGLVDSFSLQSSTILYATPITRREVSRSGMKLSKKTITKKKGGWWRQFWLLLKRAWMQASRDGPTNKVRARMSVASAIIFGSVFWRMGRSQTSIQDRMGLLQVAAINTAMAALTKTVGVFPKERAIVDREHAKGSYKLGPYLLSKLIAEIPIGAAFPLMFGAVLYPMARLHPTLSRFGRFCGIMTVESFAASAMGLTVGAMVPTTEAAMAVGPSLMTVFLVFGGYYVNADNTPIIFRWIPRVSLIRWAFQGLCINEFKGLQFDHQNSFDIQNGEQALERLSFGGSRIRETVIAQSRILLFWYSTTYLFLEKNKPKYQQLELPPPDQIQPEQQLETFTTYQVEKYSQVEPPHPINQVESNQHLASPPIDQVRPFILEGAN, from the exons ATGGTGGTTTTTGGCGGGAACAAGGTGGGCCAGGTGGTGGCCGGAATTGGCGATAACGGTTTGGGCCAGATTCTTGCCGCCGTGGCTACAGCTCTCCTCTTCCGCCTCTTCTCCGGCCCAGGCCCAGCTCTCCCGCCGGAGGCCGATCAAGAAGAACGCGACGAGGACGACTTCGCCGGAGACTCCGAATCCGGCGATTCAAGCGCCGACGGTAAAGTGTTTCCGGTCACAATCCGGTGGCGCAACATCACTTGCTCTCTCTCCGATAAATCCTCCAAATCA GTGCGGTTTCTGCTTAAAAACGTGAGTGGAGAGGCGAAACCGGGGAGATTGTTAGCGATAATGGGGCCATCAGGGTCAGGAAAGACTACATTGCTCAATGTTCTTGCAGGTCAGATGATGGCGTCGCCGCGTGTGCATTTGTCAGGCCTTTTGGAGGTCAATGGGAAGCCTAGCTCTAACAAAGCTTATAA GTTTGCTTATGTGAGACAAGAGGATCTCTTTTTCTCGCAGCTAACTGTGCAGGAAACGCTGTCTCTTGCAGCCGAGCTTCAGCGTCCGGAGATACCTTCGGTGGAAGAGAGGGATGAATATGTGAACACTCTCTTATTCAAACTAGGATTG GTCAGTTGTGCTGATACCCGTATTGGTGATGCAAAGGTCCGTGGAATCAGTGGGGGTGAAAAGAAACGCTTGTCTCTGGCTTGTGAACTCATTGCAAGCCCATCAGTCATATTTGCTGATGAACCAACAACTG GACTTGATGCCTTCCAGGCAGAGAAAGTAATGGAAACTCTTCGACAGCTTGCACAGGATGGACATTCTGTTATCTGCTCCATACACCAACCTCGGGGGTCTGTGTACAGCAAATTTGACGACATTGTGTTGCTAACAGAGGGTGCACTTGTTTATGCTGGTCCTGCTCGTGAAGAACCACTGGCATACTTCTCTAAATTTGG GTACCATTGCCCAGATCATGTTAATCCAGCTGAATTTCTTGCTGATCTCATATCCATTGACTACAGTTCTTCTGAAAGTGTCTCTTCTTCTCAGAAACGGATCGATGGTCTTGTTGACTCTTTCTCGCTACAATCATCAACAATCCTTTATGCTACTCCAATTACCAGAAGGGAGGTTTCCAGAAGTGGCATGAAGTTAAGCAAGAAAACTATAACCAAGAAGAAGGGAGGTTGGTGGAGGCAATTCTGGTTGCTCCTTAAACGAGCATGGATGCAG GCTTCTCGAGATGGGCCAACAAATAAAGTTCGGGCAAGAATGTCGGTTGCATCAGCTATAATATTTGGGTCAGTTTTCTGGAGAATGGGAAGATCTCAGACATCAATACAAGACAGAATGGGACTGCTTCAG GTTGCTGCGATAAATACTGCAATGGCTGCTCTTACAAAGACTGTGGGTGTGTTTCCCAAGGAACGTGCAATTGTAGACAGAGAGCATGCAAAGGGGTCTTATAAGTTAGGACCCTATCTGCTTTCCAAATTGATAGCTGAAATTCCCATTGGAGCAGCATTTCCATTAATGTTTGGTGCTGTGTTGTACCCCATGGCTCGACTCCATCCAACTTTGTCCAG ATTTGGGAGGTTCTGTGGTATCATGACTGTAGAATCTTTTGCTGCGTCTGCAATGGGTCTTACAGTTGGGGCTATGGTTCCAACCACTGAAGCAGCAATGGCAGTTGGGCCCTCTCTCATGACAGTATTCCTTGTATTTGGAGGCTATTATGTCAATGCTGACAATACACCAATCATCTTTCGTTGGATTCCTCGTGTTTCTCTAATAAGATG GGCGTTTCAAGGGCTTTGCATTAATGAATTTAAGGGTCTTCAATTCGATCATCAGAATTCTTTTGATATTCAAAACGGAGAACAG GCACTTGAGCGACTCTCCTTTGGAGGAAGTCGCATTAGGGAGACGGTGATAGCCCAGAGCAGGATACTATTGTTTTGGTATTCTACAACTTACCTTTTCCTTGAGAAAAACAAGCCCAAATACCAGCAGCTTGAATTACCCCCTCCTGACCAAATCCAACCAGAGCAACAGCTCGAGACTTTTACTACTTACCAAGTTGAAAAATACAGCCAAGTTGAGCCACCACATCCCATCAACCAGGTCGAATCAAACCAACATCTCGCATCACCGCCAATTGACCAAGTCCGACCATTTATCCTAGAAG GTgctaattaa